One Pseudomonas abieticivorans genomic region harbors:
- a CDS encoding NAD(P)-dependent oxidoreductase yields MTSILPSLGFAGIGLMGLPMCRRLLAAGYPLTVWNRNPDKCAQLQAAGARLAESPAQLAEACEVVVLCLADTGVVREVVFGAHGIAQGGQPGGLLIDCSSVEAGATRQMAAQLAADCGMRWVDAPVSGGVGGAEAGTLAIMAGGSVADVQRAEPILLALGQRVTHMGAVGAGQVTKTCNQMIVACNALVIAEVVALAERSGVDAGRIAQALAGGFADSKPLQFLAPQMAASQFEPVKWHVRTLLKDLDGAVKLAHQAGSATPISALAAQLMRQHGSQGYLQKDPATLVHLYREKA; encoded by the coding sequence ATGACTTCAATACTTCCCTCATTGGGTTTTGCCGGCATCGGCCTGATGGGCCTGCCCATGTGTCGACGACTGCTGGCGGCCGGTTACCCATTGACCGTGTGGAACCGCAACCCGGACAAATGCGCCCAATTGCAGGCCGCCGGCGCGCGCCTGGCCGAGAGCCCCGCGCAATTGGCCGAGGCCTGCGAGGTGGTGGTGTTGTGCCTGGCCGACACGGGCGTGGTGCGCGAGGTGGTGTTCGGCGCGCACGGCATCGCCCAAGGCGGCCAGCCCGGCGGTTTGCTGATCGATTGCTCCAGTGTCGAAGCCGGCGCCACCCGCCAGATGGCTGCGCAACTGGCCGCCGACTGTGGCATGCGCTGGGTCGATGCGCCGGTGTCGGGTGGCGTAGGCGGGGCTGAAGCGGGCACATTGGCGATCATGGCCGGCGGCAGCGTTGCGGATGTGCAGCGCGCCGAGCCGATCCTGTTGGCGCTGGGCCAACGCGTGACGCACATGGGCGCGGTGGGCGCGGGGCAAGTAACCAAGACCTGCAACCAGATGATCGTGGCCTGCAACGCCTTGGTGATTGCTGAAGTGGTAGCGCTGGCCGAACGATCGGGGGTGGATGCCGGGCGTATTGCACAGGCCCTGGCCGGCGGTTTTGCCGATTCCAAACCGTTGCAGTTTTTGGCCCCTCAGATGGCCGCGAGCCAGTTCGAGCCGGTCAAATGGCACGTGCGCACGTTGCTCAAGGACTTGGACGGGGCGGTCAAGCTGGCCCATCAGGCGGGCTCGGCGACGCCGATCAGCGCACTGGCCGCGCAATTGATGCGCCAGCATGGTAGCCAGGGCTATCTGCAAAAAGATCCTGCGACACTGGTTCATTTGTATCGCGAAAAGGCATGA
- a CDS encoding DUF2288 domain-containing protein, with amino-acid sequence MTDQPSTLYAKLLGETAVIGWQDLQPFFARGALLWVDPALDLIAAAEGISLDDTAQVAQWLDAGLLAKVSETQALDFFERGPELWAVVISPWVVIQERAGQ; translated from the coding sequence ATGACTGATCAACCTAGCACTCTCTATGCCAAGCTGCTCGGCGAAACCGCGGTAATCGGATGGCAGGATCTGCAACCGTTTTTTGCCCGGGGTGCCCTGTTGTGGGTCGACCCTGCGCTGGATTTGATCGCGGCGGCAGAGGGTATTTCACTGGACGACACTGCCCAGGTGGCGCAATGGCTGGACGCAGGTTTGCTCGCCAAGGTGTCTGAAACGCAGGCGCTGGATTTTTTTGAGCGTGGCCCCGAGCTATGGGCGGTCGTGATATCGCCTTGGGTGGTGATCCAGGAGAGGGCGGGTCAATAA
- a CDS encoding branched-chain amino acid ABC transporter substrate-binding protein, producing MTKQISKLFAALVLAGVASHSFAADTIKIGIAGPKTGPVAQYGDMQFSGARMAIEQINAKGGVDGKKLEAVEYDDACDPKQAVAVANKVVNDGVKFVVGHLCSSSTQPASDIYEDEGVIMITPAATSPEITARGYKMVFRTIGLDSAQGPAAGNYIADHVKPKIVAVIHDKQQYGEGIATAVKKTLEAKNVKVAVFEGINAGDKDFSSLIAKLKQANVDFVYYGGYHPELGLILRQAQEKGLKAKFMGPEGVGNDSISQIAKEASEGLLVTLPKSFDQDPANVALADAFKAKKEDPSGPFVFPSYSAVEVIAGGIAAAKSEDPAKVAAAIHAGTFKTPTGDLSFDEKGDLKAFKFVVYEWHFGKPKTEASPQ from the coding sequence ATGACTAAGCAGATTTCCAAGCTGTTTGCCGCATTGGTACTGGCGGGGGTTGCCAGCCATTCGTTCGCAGCCGATACCATCAAGATCGGTATCGCGGGCCCTAAAACCGGCCCGGTTGCTCAGTACGGCGACATGCAGTTCAGCGGCGCGCGGATGGCCATCGAGCAGATCAACGCCAAGGGCGGCGTTGATGGCAAGAAGCTTGAAGCCGTCGAATACGACGACGCCTGCGATCCAAAGCAAGCGGTTGCCGTGGCCAACAAAGTGGTCAACGACGGCGTTAAATTCGTGGTCGGCCACCTGTGCTCCAGCTCCACCCAGCCAGCGTCGGACATCTACGAAGACGAAGGCGTGATCATGATCACCCCGGCTGCCACCAGCCCGGAGATCACCGCCCGTGGCTACAAAATGGTGTTCCGCACCATCGGCCTGGACAGCGCCCAGGGCCCGGCGGCCGGCAACTACATTGCCGACCACGTGAAGCCTAAAATCGTTGCCGTGATCCACGACAAGCAGCAGTACGGCGAAGGCATCGCCACCGCAGTCAAGAAGACCCTGGAAGCCAAGAACGTGAAAGTGGCCGTGTTCGAAGGCATCAATGCCGGCGACAAGGACTTCTCTTCGCTGATCGCCAAACTCAAACAAGCCAATGTCGACTTCGTCTACTACGGCGGCTACCACCCTGAGCTGGGCCTGATCCTGCGCCAAGCCCAGGAAAAAGGCCTGAAAGCCAAGTTCATGGGCCCAGAGGGCGTGGGTAACGACTCCATCTCGCAAATCGCCAAGGAGGCCTCCGAAGGCCTGCTGGTAACCCTGCCCAAATCCTTCGACCAGGACCCGGCCAACGTTGCCCTGGCTGACGCGTTCAAAGCCAAGAAGGAAGACCCAAGCGGCCCGTTCGTGTTCCCGTCCTACTCCGCCGTTGAAGTGATTGCCGGTGGTATCGCCGCCGCCAAGAGCGAAGACCCGGCCAAAGTGGCTGCTGCCATCCACGCCGGTACCTTCAAGACCCCGACCGGCGACCTGAGCTTCGACGAGAAAGGCGACCTGAAAGCGTTCAAGTTCGTGGTTTACGAGTGGCACTTCGGCAAGCCAAAAACTGAAGCTTCGCCTCAGTAA
- the livH gene encoding high-affinity branched-chain amino acid ABC transporter permease LivH codes for MPDIYHFFQQLVNGLTVGSTYALIAIGYTMVYGIIGMINFAHGEVYMIGSYVAFIAIAGLAMLGLDNVPLLMTAAFLASIVVTSAYGYSIERIAYRPLRGSNRLIPLISAIGMSIFLQNTVLLAQDSKDKSIPNLIPGNLSFGPGGAQEVLISYMQIVVFVVTLIAMFGLTMFISRSRLGRACRACAEDMKMANLLGINTNNIIALTFVIGAALAAIAAVLLSMQYGVINPNAGFLVGLKAFTAAVLGGIGSIPGAMLGGLVLGVAEAFGADVFGDQYKDVVAFGLLVLVLLFRPTGILGRPEVEKV; via the coding sequence ATGCCTGACATCTATCACTTCTTCCAACAGCTGGTTAACGGCCTGACCGTTGGCAGCACGTATGCCTTGATCGCCATTGGCTACACAATGGTTTACGGCATCATTGGAATGATCAACTTCGCCCACGGCGAGGTGTACATGATCGGTTCGTACGTGGCGTTCATCGCCATCGCGGGCCTGGCCATGCTTGGCCTGGACAACGTACCGCTGTTGATGACCGCAGCCTTTCTGGCCAGCATCGTCGTCACCAGTGCCTATGGCTACAGCATCGAACGGATCGCCTACCGCCCCTTGCGCGGCAGCAACCGCTTGATCCCGCTGATCTCCGCCATCGGCATGTCGATTTTCCTGCAGAACACCGTTCTGCTGGCGCAAGACTCCAAGGACAAATCCATCCCCAACCTGATCCCCGGCAACCTCAGCTTCGGGCCAGGCGGGGCACAGGAAGTGCTGATTTCCTACATGCAGATCGTGGTGTTCGTGGTCACCCTGATCGCCATGTTCGGCCTGACGATGTTCATCTCCCGCTCTCGCCTGGGCCGCGCCTGCCGCGCCTGCGCCGAAGACATGAAGATGGCCAACCTGCTGGGCATCAACACCAACAACATCATCGCCCTGACGTTCGTGATCGGCGCGGCGCTGGCGGCCATCGCCGCGGTGTTGCTGAGCATGCAGTACGGCGTGATCAACCCCAACGCCGGTTTCCTGGTGGGCCTGAAAGCCTTCACCGCGGCGGTATTGGGCGGCATCGGCAGTATCCCGGGCGCGATGCTCGGTGGCCTGGTGCTGGGCGTGGCCGAAGCCTTTGGCGCCGATGTGTTCGGCGACCAATACAAGGACGTGGTGGCATTCGGGCTATTGGTTCTGGTGTTGTTGTTCCGGCCGACCGGCATTCTGGGCCGCCCGGAGGTTGAAAAAGTATGA
- a CDS encoding high-affinity branched-chain amino acid ABC transporter permease LivM → MTRNIKSAFFSALLVWAVAFPVLGLKLSIVGINLEVHQTSDATLITIALCSVLMFLRVLFNQQISAAWKASPRLPSMPASASNFLTLPKTQRWIILGLIVVAFIWPFYGSRGAVDIATLILIYVMLGLGLNIVVGLAGLLDLGYVGFYAVGAYSYALLSHYYGLSFWICLPIAGLMAATFGFLLGFPVLRLRGDYLAIVTLGFGEIIRLFLRNLTDLTGGPNGISNIPKPSLFGLSFDRTAADGAKTFYEFFGMAYNPVGKVIFLYLVALMLALVALFVIGRLLRMPIGRAWEALREDEIACRALGLNPTIIKLSAFTLGASFAGFAGSFFAARQGLVTPESFTFIESAIILAIVVLGGMGSQLGVILAAIVMILLPEMMREFSEYRMLMFGAMMVLMMIWRPQGLLPMQRPHMELRK, encoded by the coding sequence ATGACTAGAAATATCAAATCGGCATTCTTCAGCGCCCTGCTCGTCTGGGCCGTGGCCTTTCCGGTGCTGGGCTTGAAGCTGAGCATCGTCGGCATCAACCTGGAAGTGCATCAGACCAGCGACGCCACGCTGATCACCATCGCCCTGTGCTCGGTGCTGATGTTCCTGCGGGTGCTGTTCAACCAGCAGATCAGCGCTGCCTGGAAAGCCTCGCCGCGCCTGCCGAGCATGCCGGCCAGCGCCAGCAACTTCCTGACCCTGCCCAAGACCCAGCGCTGGATCATCCTGGGGTTGATCGTGGTCGCGTTCATCTGGCCGTTCTACGGCTCGCGCGGCGCGGTCGACATCGCCACGCTGATCCTGATCTACGTGATGCTGGGCCTGGGCCTGAACATCGTGGTGGGCTTGGCTGGCCTGCTTGACCTGGGCTACGTGGGCTTCTACGCGGTGGGCGCCTACAGCTACGCGCTGCTGTCGCATTACTACGGCCTGAGCTTCTGGATCTGCCTGCCGATTGCCGGCTTGATGGCCGCCACGTTCGGCTTTTTGCTGGGCTTCCCGGTGCTGCGTTTACGCGGCGACTACCTGGCGATCGTGACCCTGGGCTTTGGCGAGATCATCCGCCTGTTCCTGCGCAACCTCACTGACCTGACCGGCGGCCCCAACGGCATCAGCAACATCCCCAAGCCGTCGCTGTTCGGCCTGAGCTTCGACCGCACCGCCGCCGATGGCGCGAAGACCTTCTACGAGTTCTTCGGCATGGCCTACAACCCGGTTGGCAAGGTGATCTTCCTGTACCTGGTCGCATTGATGCTGGCCCTGGTGGCGCTGTTCGTGATCGGCCGCCTGCTGCGCATGCCCATCGGGCGTGCCTGGGAAGCGCTGCGTGAAGACGAGATCGCCTGCCGCGCGCTGGGCTTGAACCCCACCATCATCAAACTCTCGGCCTTCACCCTGGGCGCCAGCTTCGCCGGTTTCGCCGGCAGCTTCTTCGCCGCGCGCCAAGGGCTGGTGACACCGGAGTCATTCACCTTCATCGAATCGGCGATCATCCTCGCCATCGTCGTGCTGGGTGGCATGGGCTCGCAGCTGGGCGTGATCCTGGCCGCGATCGTGATGATCCTGCTGCCGGAAATGATGCGTGAATTCAGCGAATACCGCATGTTGATGTTCGGCGCCATGATGGTGCTGATGATGATCTGGCGTCCGCAAGGCCTGCTTCCTATGCAACGGCCGCATATGGAGCTGCGAAAATGA
- the livG gene encoding high-affinity branched-chain amino acid ABC transporter ATP-binding protein LivG has translation MTKNILEVSGLSMRFGGLLAVNGVALTVQEKQVVALIGPNGAGKTTVFNCLTGFYKPTGGSILLDGQPIQGLAGHQIARKGVVRTFQNVRLFKDMTAVENLLIAQHRHLNTNFLAGLFKTPAFRKSEKEAMEFAEYWLDKVNLKEFANRPAGTLAYGQQRRLEIARCMMTRPRILMLDEPAAGLNPRETDDLKALIGTLREEHNVTVLLIEHDMKLVMSISDHIVVINQGTPLADGTPEQIRDNPEVIKAYLGEA, from the coding sequence ATGACCAAGAACATTCTTGAAGTATCTGGCCTGAGCATGCGCTTTGGCGGCCTGCTGGCCGTGAACGGCGTGGCCTTGACCGTGCAAGAAAAACAGGTCGTGGCGCTGATCGGCCCCAACGGCGCTGGCAAGACCACCGTGTTCAACTGCCTGACCGGCTTCTACAAGCCCACCGGCGGGAGCATCCTGCTGGACGGCCAGCCGATCCAGGGCCTGGCCGGCCATCAGATCGCCCGCAAAGGCGTGGTGCGCACCTTCCAGAACGTGCGGTTGTTCAAAGACATGACCGCCGTGGAAAACTTGCTGATCGCCCAGCACCGGCACCTGAACACCAACTTCCTGGCGGGGCTGTTCAAGACCCCGGCGTTTCGCAAAAGCGAGAAGGAGGCCATGGAGTTTGCCGAGTACTGGCTGGACAAGGTCAACCTCAAGGAATTCGCCAACCGCCCGGCCGGCACCTTGGCTTATGGCCAGCAGCGGCGCCTGGAAATCGCCCGCTGCATGATGACCCGCCCGCGGATCCTCATGCTCGACGAGCCGGCGGCCGGTTTGAACCCGCGCGAAACCGACGACCTGAAAGCCCTGATCGGCACCCTGCGTGAAGAGCACAACGTCACGGTGTTGCTGATCGAGCACGACATGAAACTGGTGATGAGCATCTCGGACCACATCGTGGTGATCAACCAGGGCACGCCGTTGGCCGATGGCACCCCGGAACAGATCCGCGACAACCCTGAAGTGATCAAAGCCTACCTGGGGGAAGCGTAA
- a CDS encoding ABC transporter ATP-binding protein gives MLQFENVSTFYGKIQALHSVNVEVRQGEIVTLIGANGAGKSTLLMTLCGSPQAHSGSVRYMGEELVGLDSAQIMRKSIAVVPEGRRVFARLTVEENLAMGGFFTDKGDYQEQMDKVLQLFPRLKERFSQRGGTMSGGEQQMLAIGRALMSKPKLLLLDEPSLGLAPIIIQQIFDIIEQLRRDGVTVFLVEQNANQALKIADRAYVLENGRVVMQGTGEALLTDPKVREAYLGG, from the coding sequence ATGCTGCAGTTCGAAAACGTTTCCACGTTCTACGGCAAGATCCAGGCGCTGCACAGCGTCAACGTGGAAGTACGCCAAGGCGAGATCGTCACCCTGATCGGCGCCAACGGCGCAGGCAAGTCGACCCTGTTGATGACCCTGTGCGGTTCACCGCAAGCCCATTCGGGCAGCGTGCGCTACATGGGCGAAGAGCTAGTGGGCCTGGACTCGGCGCAGATCATGCGCAAGAGCATCGCCGTGGTACCTGAGGGGCGCCGGGTGTTCGCCCGCCTGACCGTCGAGGAGAACCTGGCCATGGGCGGGTTCTTCACCGACAAGGGTGACTACCAGGAACAGATGGACAAGGTGCTGCAGTTGTTTCCGCGCCTCAAGGAACGCTTCAGCCAGCGTGGTGGCACCATGTCGGGTGGCGAACAGCAGATGCTCGCCATCGGCCGTGCGCTGATGAGCAAGCCCAAGCTGCTGCTACTCGACGAACCCTCGTTGGGCCTGGCACCGATCATCATCCAGCAGATCTTCGACATCATCGAACAGTTGCGCCGCGACGGCGTGACCGTGTTCCTGGTGGAGCAGAACGCCAACCAGGCGCTGAAAATCGCCGACCGTGCGTATGTGTTGGAAAACGGTCGGGTGGTGATGCAAGGCACTGGGGAGGCGCTATTGACCGATCCTAAGGTGCGCGAGGCTTACCTGGGGGGTTGA
- a CDS encoding LysR family transcriptional regulator produces MSELDDLAAFAVLMEAGSFTRGAEQLGWSKGQLSKRISQLEATHAVQLLHRTTRRLSLTAAGAALLPQAQALLTQMERARQTLAALKDDIAGPVRMSVPVSLGETFFEGLLAFGRQYPHVQIEMELSNGYRDLAREGFDLAIRSALNINDRLVARPLLNMRELTCASPAYLAQHPAPVGPQDLAGHQCLLNSHYSGREEWLYHQQHELIRVRVAGPFASNHYSLLKNAALLGAGVARLPSYMLHAELADGRLRWLLRDYQTRSTPMFLVHPYQGGLPRRIQVVVDYLVGWFARSNEVLERV; encoded by the coding sequence ATGAGCGAATTGGACGATCTGGCAGCCTTCGCGGTGTTGATGGAGGCGGGCAGCTTTACCCGTGGCGCTGAGCAGTTGGGTTGGAGCAAAGGGCAGTTGTCCAAGCGCATCAGCCAGCTGGAGGCCACCCATGCGGTGCAGTTGCTGCACCGCACTACCCGGCGCCTGAGCCTTACGGCCGCAGGCGCCGCCTTGTTGCCCCAGGCCCAGGCCTTGCTGACGCAAATGGAACGGGCCCGTCAGACCTTGGCGGCGCTTAAGGATGACATTGCAGGCCCGGTGCGCATGAGCGTGCCGGTATCGCTGGGGGAAACCTTTTTTGAAGGCTTGCTGGCGTTCGGTCGCCAATACCCCCACGTGCAAATCGAGATGGAGTTGAGCAACGGCTACCGTGATCTGGCGCGCGAGGGCTTCGACCTGGCGATTCGCTCGGCGCTGAACATCAACGATCGCCTGGTGGCGCGGCCCTTGCTGAACATGCGCGAACTGACCTGCGCCAGCCCCGCCTACCTGGCGCAACACCCGGCACCGGTGGGGCCGCAGGACTTGGCCGGGCACCAATGCCTGCTCAACAGCCATTACAGCGGCCGCGAAGAATGGCTGTATCACCAGCAGCATGAGTTGATACGGGTCAGGGTGGCGGGGCCGTTTGCCAGCAATCATTACAGCCTGCTCAAGAATGCAGCGCTGCTGGGCGCCGGGGTGGCGCGCTTGCCTTCGTACATGTTGCATGCCGAATTGGCGGACGGGCGCTTGCGCTGGTTATTGCGTGATTACCAGACGCGAAGCACACCGATGTTCCTGGTGCACCCGTACCAGGGCGGGCTGCCAAGGCGGATCCAGGTGGTGGTGGATTATCTGGTGGGGTGGTTTGCACGCAGCAATGAGGTGCTGGAGCGGGTTTGA
- a CDS encoding short chain dehydrogenase — protein MKIILIGAQGTIGSAVATELSQRHEIISVGRSSGDYRVDISDSASIRQLFEQTGPFDALICAAGNVKFAPLEEMSEQDFSLGLQDKLMGQVNLLLIGREFINDGGSFTFTSGIISDEPIRLGASAGLVNGALNAFVRSAAIELPRGLRVNVVSPTVLVEAMEGYAPYFRGFKPVPGGDVALAYAKSVEGRHTGQTYRVGY, from the coding sequence ATGAAAATCATCCTGATCGGCGCACAAGGCACCATTGGCTCGGCGGTGGCCACCGAACTGTCCCAGCGCCACGAAATCATCAGCGTCGGGCGTAGCAGTGGCGACTATCGGGTCGACATCAGCGACAGCGCCTCGATCCGCCAGCTGTTCGAACAGACCGGGCCGTTCGATGCGCTGATCTGTGCGGCCGGCAACGTGAAGTTCGCGCCCCTTGAAGAAATGTCCGAGCAGGATTTCAGCCTGGGCCTGCAAGACAAGTTGATGGGCCAGGTCAACCTGCTGCTGATTGGCCGTGAGTTCATCAACGATGGCGGCTCGTTCACCTTCACCTCCGGGATCATCAGCGACGAACCGATCCGCCTGGGCGCTTCGGCAGGCCTGGTGAACGGCGCGCTGAACGCTTTCGTGCGTTCGGCGGCGATCGAGTTGCCACGCGGCTTGCGGGTGAACGTGGTGAGCCCTACCGTGCTGGTCGAGGCCATGGAAGGTTATGCACCGTATTTCCGTGGCTTCAAGCCTGTGCCGGGTGGCGACGTGGCGCTGGCTTATGCAAAAAGCGTCGAGGGCCGGCACACCGGGCAAACGTATCGGGTTGGCTACTGA